The genomic interval GCCCCCGCGAGTCGTGGCGCCACGGCTCCCCGTCGATACCCGTCACGGTGCCGCCCGCCCGCTCGACCATGAGCGCGCCGGCGACGGTGTCCCACGGGTTCGCGTCGACGTTGGTGAACGCGCCGTCGAGCGACCCGGCCGCGACGAAGGCGAGGACGGCCTGCGCGCTCCCGTGGCGGCGCAGGTCGCCGAACCGCTCGACCGTCTGTTCACAGGCCTCGGCGTATTCGTCGCGCCGGTCGTGCGGCCACCATATCGTCGGACACACCGCCATCGCCTCGGGGTCCGTCTCGTCGCTCACGGCTATCGGGTCGCCGTTCAGGTACGCGCCGTCGGCGTCGGCCGTGTACACGTCCCCGAGGACGGGGAGCGCGTTGGCCGCGGCGACGGCCTCGCCGTCGCGCACGGCGGCCACGCTGGTGGCCCACATCGGCACGCCCGCGACGAAGTTGTTCGTCCCGTCGATGGGGTCGATTATCCACGACGGCCCGGTGTCGGGCACCTCCTTCAGTTCGTCCGCCTCCTCGCCGACGACGGCGTCCTCGTCGTACTCCGTCCGGATGGCCGCGACGACCTGCCGCTGGGCGTCCCGGTCGGCACGCGTCACCACGTCCGTCTTTCCCTCCTTCGTCTCGACGGGCACGTCACGGCGGAAGAAGCCCTCCGCGACCGCGCCCCCGGCGCGTGCGGCCCGTTCCGCGAGGTCCGCGCGCGCCTCCGTGTCGTTCCGTTCGCTCATGTACGGGGGCCGGCGCTCGCCCCGAAAGGACCACCGATTTGTCCCAGCGCCGTCTCTCGGCTTCCGTGCACACCATCGCCAAGCGCATCCACAACATCACGCCCCGTCCGATGGACGTGACCTTCGCCGACGGCGGGACGGTCCGGCTGACCGTCTCGTCGGCCGAGTTCTTCCAGGAGGCGTTCCAGGCCGAGGCCGAGAGCGAGGACGGCACCGAGTACCGGTTCGTCTCCGACGGCGACGACGACCCCGTTGTCGGCGCCCGCGAGCGCGACGACGGCGGCTGGCAGCCGGTCGGGGAGGTGACCGCGGTCGCGCGCGCCGAAGAGTAAGCCACTCGTCGCTCGGCGTTCTACCCCCGCCATGGCCCAGTCGCCCTATCTCGTCGAGGACCGCGGCGTCCTGAAACTGAACGCCTCGGTCGGCGGCACGCGCCGCGACCTCGTGCTCTCGGACCGCGCGCGAACCCTCCTCGTCGACGACCTCGACTACGGCAAGGCCGACATCGTCCCCTTCGCCGTGGCGAAGGCGCTCGTGCTCGCCGGCGGCGCGTCGGTCCCGGAGGGCGAGGACGCCCGCGACGCCGCGTGGGGGCTCGCCGGCGCGGAGGGGGGCCGCAAGGCCACCGCCGAGGACCGCTACCGCACCGCCGAGTACCTCCGCGCCGTGGACATCGACGAACGCGCGGTCGAGACCCTGCGCGAGCACGTCCGCGAGTCCGGCCTTTCCGAGTTCCTCACCGCCGACGAGATACGCTCGAAGGCGAACCGGGTCGGCGACCTCTCGGACATCGCGCGGGACCTGTAGCTCCGGGGTGTTCCGTAGGCGGGCGCGGGGTCGCCGTCGGAGACGGCGTGCCGGCCCGCGGGTGTCGCGGGGGAAGAGCGCTCCGAGAGCGGTCTTCCTGCACTGTCGCCAGTGCGGGGGATGGGATTTGAACCCATGGACCTCTACAGGAGCGGATCTTGAGTCCGCCGCGTTTTCCGAACTTTGCTACCCCCGCACGCGTCACTCCGTCCGAATCGGCGGGGCAAAACCGTTGCGACAGGCGGTCGGGACCGGACGCGGCCCCCGTCTCGCGCGAGCGAGCGACGGAGTTACGGCGGCCCGCACGCAACCGCGACCGTGGACGACCATACCACCGACAACGACGTGCCGCCGCCGGTCCGGGGGGAGCCGACCGGCTGGCGCGCCGACTGGGGTCGGTGGGAACACGACACCCTCCGGCGCGCGACGGTCCACGGCGTCCGGCTGTTCAACGCCGGGGAGTACCACGAGAGCCACGACTGCTTCGAGGACGAGTGGTACAACTACGGGCGCGGGAGCGCGGAGTCGAAGTTCCTCCACGGGATGGTCCAGGTCGCCGCCGGCGCGTACAAACACTACGACTTCGAGGACGACGACGGCATGCGGTCGCTGTTCCGCACCGCGCTCGGCTATCTCGACGGCCTGCGCGACGACTTCTACGGCGTGAACCTCGCGGACGTGCGCGCGACGCTGGAGACGGCGCTCGACGACCCCGACGCGCTCGACGGCTGGCGCATCGAACTCGACGGCGACACCCCCGAGGCGGACCGCTGGGACCGCGCGTACGCCGACCGGCTGGACTGACCGCGGCCGCGCCACTCATGCGGCTCCGGCCCGTGTGTCGGGTATGGCACGACGGCTCGCGGACGGGCTGTGGCAGTTCGACCTCGGACTCGTCACGCCGCTCGCGACGAACGTCTTCCTCGCCGACGAGTCCGCCCTGGATGGCCCCGGCGACGACGTGACGCTCGTGGACACGGGGCTGCCGGTGAACTACCCGACGCTCGCGAGCGAACTGGACGACGCCGGCTACGAAGCGGGCGACATCGACCGCGTGTTGCTCACCCACTACGACCTCGACCACGTGGGGGGCCTGCGCGGGCTCGGCTCGTTCGACGCGCCGGTGTACATCGGCGAGCGCGACGCGGCGCTGGCGCGGGGGGAGTGGGACCCGCCGTGGTTCCACCACAAGGGCGCGTTCCACCGGCTCGTCCGGCCGTTCTTCGACCTCTCGGACGTGGACCTCCGGCCCGTCGCGGACGGCGATGCGGTCGGTGCGTTCGCCGCCCACCACACCCCGGGGCACAACCCCGGCCACACCGTCTTCGTCCACGAGGGGTTCGACGCCGCCTTCCTCGGCGACCTCGTGTGGGAGGAACGGGGCGGCTACACCACGCCGTTCTGGCTCGACTCCTACGACATGCGCGAGCTCCGCGAGAGCGTCCGGCGGTTCGCGGCCGCGACGCCCGACTTCGAGCGCGGGCTGGTCGCGCACGGCGACCCGCTGCTCGTGGACGGGAGCGACCGACTGCGCGAACTCGCCGACGGGCTCCGGTGACGGAACGCGGCCGCTTTTGACGACGCCCCCCGAACCCGGGGTATGCGAATCGCCATCGTCGGCGCGGGGGCCGCGGGCGCGGCGGCCGCGTACGGCTGTCGCGACGCCGAGGTCGTCGTCTTCGAGGCCGCCGACCGGGTCGGGGGGCGGGTCGCCTCGCGCGAGCGCGACGGCGCGGCCCACGACCACGGCGCCGGCTACCTGAAGCGGAAGGACCCGCGGGTGGAGCGGCTGCTCGACGACGTGTTGGACGAGGACGGCCGCGTCGAGATAACCGACCCCGTGTGGACCTTCGACGCCGCGGGCACCATCGCGAGCGGCGACGGCTCCCGGGCGCCGAAGCTCTCCTTCGAGTCGGGCATCGACGCGCTGGTCGAGCGGCTGCTCGACCGCTCGGGCGCGACGGTCGAGACGGGAACCCCCGTCGGTTCGGTCGCGGCCACGGACGACGGCCCCGCGGTTCGCGACGGGTCGGGCGACGACCTCGGCACGTTCGACGCCGTCGTCCTCACGCCGCCCGCGCCGCTGACCGCGGAGTTACTGCCGGACGACGGCCCCCTCGGGGACCTCGCCGAGGCCTGTCGGGGGGTGTCGTACCGGCCGCTGGTCGCCGTCATGCTCGGCTACGAGTTCGATTTCGACCCGCCGTGGTTCGCGCTCGTCAACGCCGACCGGGGCCACGACTGCACGTGGGTCGCCCGCGAGTCGGCGAAGCCGGGCCACGGCGCCGGCGACACCGTCCTCGCCGCACAGTTCTCCCCCGAGTGGACGCGCGAGCGCGACGACGACCCCGACGACGAGGTCACGGCCGCGGCCGCGGAGGCCGTCGCCGCCCTCGTCGGCGACGACCGGCTCGCCGACCCCTCGTGGGGCGAGCGGCGGACGTGGGAACACGCGCTCCCGAACGGGGCCGCCGACGCGGACGCGGTCGAGGCGGCCGAGGAGGCGGGCGTGTACTGTGCCGGCGACTGGGTCGCCGGCGAGGGGCGCGTTCACCGCGCGCTCCGGTCCGGGCTGGACGCGGCCGACCGGGTTCAGGGCGGCAGCACGTAGCGCTCTATCTTCGCGGAGGCGTCCGTCAGCACGTTCGAGCCGTGGAAGACGAGGCCCACGTCGAACTCGTAGTCGAGCAGGCGTTCGAGCGACCGCTCGGCCTCGTTCAGGTCGTCGGTGAACTTCCCCGGCGGGAGGTGGAAGCCCCCGGAGAGCCCGCGCTGGTCGGCCCCGGAGAGCGCGTCCGCGAGCACCGCGTAGCCGTCGTCGGGGGCGAGCAGGGCGTGCTGGTGGTCGCGGTGGCCCGGCATGTGGAGCGCCTCGAACGGGCCGACGGTGTCGCCGTCGCCGTAGCGCGTCGCGTCGTCGGGCGCGGCCTCGACCGCCGCGCCCTCGGGGAGGTAGACCTCGGGGTCGTGGGCCTCGACGACGGCCGCCAGCCCGCCGACGTGGTCGCCGTCCGCGTGGGTGACGACGACGCGCTCCACCTCGACGCCCGTCTCCGCGATTCCGTCGAGCAGCGCGTCGGTCGTGTCCGGCAGGCCCGTGTCCACGAGCGTGCCGTCGGCGGTGAGGTACGCGCGGATGCGACCCGCGCCCGAGCCGGTGCAGGTGATGTCGAAGACGCCGTCGGTGGGTTCCGAGACCATGCCGCCGCTTCGGGGGGCGCGGACAAAAAGCTCAGTCGAGGGCGACGCCCGTGAACTCGAAGCGCGCGCCGCCGTCCTCGCCGTTCGTCGCGGCCGCCTCCCAGCCGTGGCTCTCGGCGATTTCCCGGACGATAGCGAGGCCGAAGCCCGTCCCGTCGTCGCTGCCCGTGACCCCCGTCTCGAACAGCCGGTCGCGCATCCCCTCCGGGATGCCGACGCCGTCGTCGGCGACGTAGAAGCCCGCCCGGTCGTCGAGCGGCCCGAGGCTGACGGTGAGCCGGTCGTCCGTCCCGTCGGTCCCGTGCTCCATCGAGTTCCGGAAGAGGTTCTCGAGCAGCTGTCGGAGCCGCGCCCGGTCGGCCTGGACGGTCACGTCGTCGGGGAGCCCGAGCCGGGCGTCGCCCGTTTCGACGTTCTCCCACGCCTCCGTGGCGACGCCCGACAGCAGCACGGGGCCGACCTCGCCGACGCCGCGGCCCGTGCGCGCGAGTTCGAGCAGGTCGTCGACGAGTTCGCCGATGCGGTCGAGCGCGCCGGCCGTCCGCTCGAAGTGGTCCGGGTCGCCCGTCTCCTCGGCGAGCTGGAGATACCCCTGCGCGACGGCGAGGGGGTTGCGGAGGTCGTGGCTGACGACACTGGCGAAGCGGTCGAGCCGCTCGTTCTGGCGTTCGAGTTCGCGCTCGCGCGCCTTCCACTCGCTCACGTCGCGGAGCGCGCCGACGGCGTACACGGTCTCGCCGTCCTCGTAGACGAACCGCGAGGTGACCCGCACGTCGGCGTACTCCCCGTCGGCGCGCCGGAACCGGTACTCGTCGGTGAAGCGGCGGTCGCCGTGCTCGCGGGCGCGCTCCACCGCCGTGACGAGCGCCTCCCGGTCGTCGGGATGGACGCGCTCGAACCACCACGACTCGTCGAACGGGCCCTCGGCGGTGTCGTAGCCGAGCGCCCGCTCGTCCTCGATGGCCACCGCGCCGTGTTCCGGCTCCCACTCGAAGACGGCGTCCGTCACTACGTCGGCGACGAGCGCGTAGCGGCGGCGCGCGCGTTCGAGTTCGCGCTCGCGGCGGTGCCGGCGGGCGTGTTGCTCGACCGCGGCGACCACCTCGTGGACCCCCTCCGCGCCGTTCCCCTTGGTGTAGTAGTCGGTGATGCCCGCGCCGATGGCCTCGCCCGCGAGCGTCTCGCTCCCCTGGCCCGTGAGCAACACCACGGGCGTCTCGCCGAAGGCGTCCTCCCTGAGCAGGTCGACCCCGGTACCGTCGGGCAGCGAGTAATCGAGCAGGACGCAGTCGAACCCGCCGCCCGCGACCGCCTCGCGGGCCGCCGCGACGGAGCCGACCCCCGTGACCGACGCGTCGCACTGCTCGGCGAACGCGCCCGCGGTCGCCTCGCGGTACCCCTCGTCGTCGTCGACGTGGAGGACCGAAAGCGGCCCCCCCGGTTCCTCCCCCGTCCCCCTCGGTCAGCCCCCCGCGGCCCCCCCGAGCCGTGGCTCCCCCGCTCTCCCTGACATAGTATAACGGTCCACATCCCCGGGCATGAATCCTTCTATCGCCGGGACGACCCGACAAGCGTTTCCCGGTTACACGAAAACGCGGGGTATGGACCAGAAGCGCGCGATGACGAGCGTGGACCTCAGCGCGCTCGCCTCGGAGCTCCGCGAGTACGAGGGGGCGAAGCTCGACAAGGCCTACCTCTACGACGACGACCTCGTCCGCCTGAAGCTCCGCGACTTCGACCGCGGGCGGGTGGAACTGCTCGTGGAGACGGGCGACCCGAAGCGGGCCCACGTCGCCGACCCGGACCGTGTCCCCGACGCGCCGGGTCGCCCCCCGGACTTCGCGATGATGCTCCGCAACCGCCTCTCGGGGGCGGACCTCGTGGACGTGCGCCAGTACGAGTTCGACCGCATCCTCGTGTTCGAGTTCTCGCGGGAGGACACGGACACCCTGCTCGTGGCGGAGCTGTTCGGCGACGGCAACTTCGTCGTGATGAACCGCGACCGGGAGGTCATCGACTGTCTCGACACCGTCCGGCTGAAGTCGCGCACCGTCGCGCCCGGCTCGGTGTACGAGTTCCCCGCCTCGCGCATCAACCCCCTCGACTGCTCGCGGGAGGCGTTCGACGCCCGGATGGACGACTCCGACACCGACGTGGTGCGGACGCTCGCCACCCAGCTCAACCTCGGGGGGCTGTGGGCCGAGGAGCTGTGTACCCGCGCCGGCGTCGAGAAGACGCTCGACATCGCCGACGCGGGCGACGAGGAGTACGCCGAACTGTACGCCGCGCTCGACCGCCTCAAGGAGACGCTGACCGCCGGGTCGCTCGACCCGCGGCTCTACTGGGAGACCGACGACGGGGAGCGCACGGACCCGGTCGATGCGACGCCCGTGCCGATGGACGAGTACGAGGGCGTCGACTGCGACGCCCACGACCGCTTCTGCGGCGCGCTCGACGAGTACTTCTACGAACTGGAGCGGGAGGAGCCACAGCCCGGCTCCGGACGGCCCGACTTCGAGGAGGAGATCGCGAAGTACGAGCGAATCATCGACCAACAGGAGGGCGCCATCGAGGGGTTCGAGCGCGAGGCCGACGAGTACCGCGCGAAGGCGGAGTCGCTGTACGGCCACTACGACCTCGTGGACGAGGTGCTCGCCACGGTACGCGAGGCTCGCGCGAACGACTTCTCGTGGGACGAGGTCGAGGCGCGGTTCGAGGACGCCGCCGAGGCCGGCAACGAGCGCGCCGAACACGTCGTCGGCGTCCGACCCGAGGTCGGCGAGGTGACGGTCGAACTCGACGGCGAGCGCATCGACCTCGTGCCCGCGGACGGCGTGGAGAAGAACGCCGACCGCCTCTACAAAGAGGCGAAGCGCATCGAATCGAAGAAGGAGGGCGCGCTCGCGGCCATCGAGGACACCCGCGAGGACCTCGCGGACGCGAAGCGCCGCCGCGACGAGTGGTCCGCCGAGGACGCCGACCCGGAACCCGACGAGTCCGACGGCGACACCGACTGGCTCTCGATGGCCTCGATTCCGGTGCGCTACGACGAGCAGTGGTACGAGCGCTTCCGGTGGTTCCACACCTCCGACGGCTTCCTCGTCATCGGCGGGCGCAACGCCGACCAGAACGAGGAGATAGTGAAGAAGTACATGGAGTCCGGCGACCTGTTCTTCCACAGCCAGGCCCACGGCGGCCCCGTCACCCTGCTGAAGGCCACCGGCCCCTCCGAGCCGTCGAAGGACGTGGACATCCCGCGGGCGTCGAAGGAGGAGGCCGCCGCCTTCGCCGTCACCCACTCGTCGGTGTGGAAGGAGGGGAAGTTCGCCGGGGACGCCTACATGGTCACCCCCGACCAGGTGTCGAAGACGCCCGAGTCCGGCGAGTACCTGGAGAAGGGCGGGTTCACGATACGGGGCGACCGCACCTACTTCGAGAACACCGAGGTCGACTGTATCGTCGGCATCCAGTGCGAACCCGAGACGCGCGTGGTCGGCGGGCCGAAGCGGGCCGTCGCGGAGCGCGTCGAGACGCACGTCGAACTCGAACCGGGCCGCTACGCACAGAACGACATCGCGAAGATGGCCTACCGGCAGTTCAAGGAGCGGTTCGCGGACGACACGTTCCTCCGGAAGGTCGCCTCCCCCGACCTGATACAGGAGTTCTGCCCGCCGGGCGGGTCGCGCATCGTCGAGTAGGACGCGCCTACCGGCCGAACGAGACGCATACCTATTTCGACCTCTGTCGTAGGACGGGTATGGTCGAACTCGAATCGGCGGTCAACTACCCGCGAGAGAGCGAGAACCCGTGGACTGCGATCGCCATCGGTTCCGCGCTCACGCTGTTCAGCGTCCTGCTACTGCCCGCGGTACTCCTCGTCGGCTACTACCAGCGCGTGCTCCGCGCCTCGATGGACGACGAGGCCGTCCCCGTCTTCGACGACTGGGGCGACCTCTTCGTCGAGGGGCTGAAGGCGGTCGTCGTGGTCGTCGCCTACAGCCTCGTCCCCGCGCTCGTCATCGGCGCGAGCATCGCCTCCGCCGCGGGCGCCGTCCTCGGCGATGGCGGCCTCCTCTCGGGGGCGCTCGCGCTCGGCGCGCTGTTCGGCGTTCTGCTGGGCGGCCTGCTCGGACTCGTGCTGTGGTACGTCGCCCCCGCGGGGCTGGCGAACCTCGCGCGCACCGGCCGCATCGCCAGCGCCTTCGCCCTCGGGGACCTGCGTCACACGCTCGTCCACCGCGACTACGCCGTCTCGTGGCTCGTCGCGCTGGGCGTCGTCTTCGTCGCGGGTATCGTGACGAGCGTGTTCAACCTCGTCCCGTTCGGCTTCGTGCTGGGCATCCCGGTGACGTTCTACGCCGCCGTCGTCGCGTTCCACCTCTACGGTCGCGGCGTCGCGGCCGCGGGACCGGCGCCCGACGCGTCGGACCGACCCGACGGCCGGGCCGCGGTCTGACCGCGACGACCCATTTATCAGCGGGCCGACCGAACTCCCGTTCATGTTACGCGAGGCGCTCGACTTCCCCACCGCCGGCCGGCACGGCGCCCGGTCGCTGCTCGCCGGGTCGGGGTTCGTCCTCGTCGCCGCCGTGCTGGCCGGCGGCGCCTCCTACGCGTTCGATACCGACCGCACGATCCTCGCCGCCGCGCTCGCGGCGCTCGTGCTCCTCCCCCTCCTCCTCGTCCGCGGCTACTACTACCGGGCGCTGAAGACCGCCGCGACGGCGCCGGACCCGGTCGCCCCGTCGTTCGGCGGCGTCGGGTCGCTCCTCCGGGGCGCCCTGGCCGCGCTCGTCGTCTCGGCGGCGTACGCGCTCCCGGCCGGCGCGCTGTTCGCGGTCGCCGCCGCCGCGCGGGTCCTCCCCGACTCGTGGGGCGCCGACGCCGTCCTTGTGGGGGAGTCCCTCGGCGCGCTCGCGGCGCTCGTCGGCATCGCGGCGCTCGTCGGCGCCCTCTATCTCGTCCCCGCGGCGACGGCGACGATGGCCCGGGAGGGGAGCCTGCGGGCCGCCCTCCGCGTGCGGTCCGTCGGGAACGCGGCCGCCAGCGAGGACTACGCCGTCGGCTGGGTGCTCTCCGTGTTCCTCCAGTGGACGCTCGTGCCCGTCGCCGCCGCGCTCTCGGCGCTCGTCGTCGGCGTCGTCCTCTACTTCCTGACGGGCGTCGCGACCCGGTACGTCTGGGGGATGTCGTACGCCTCGTCGGTCGGCGTCGAACCCGAGGGCATCGACACGGTCGGGGTGACGCCGTCGTCCGTCCGACGGGACCACGACGACGACACGCCCGTGGGGCGGACGGACCGCGACCCCGACACCGAGCGGGTCGCCGACGAGGGTCGGTAAGGTTCTTGTCACGGGGAAGTCATTCCTCCGTATGTTCGGAGACGCACTCAGGTTCCCCCTGGCCGGCGACGACGGCGTGAAGAGCGTGATAATCGGCGGCGTCCTCCTGCTGTTCTCCGTCCTACTCCTCCCGGTACTGCCGGTGTACGGCTACTTCGTCCGGGCGGCGAAGGCGGGGGCGGACGGTACGCAGGAGGCCCCGGCGTTCGACGACTGGGGCGACCTGCTCGTTGACGGCGTGAAGGCGCTCGTCGTCGGCATCGTGTACTTCCTGATACCGACCGCCGTCCTCGTCGGCGCGCTCGTGGTCGTCGGCGTGGGCTCGTTCGCCGCCGCCGATCCCGCCAACCCGGCTACCGTCGATGCCGTCGCGTCCGGCATCGGCGTCGTCGGCGGCCTGCTCGTGCTCGTCGCGATGGTGCTGTATCTGGTCGCCACGTACGTCTTCCCGGCCGGACTCGTCTCGATGGCCCGCGGCGACGACATCGCGTCGGCGTTCGACTTCGGGACCGTGCTGTCGGCCGCGTTCTCGGCCGACTACTTCGTCGCCGGCGTGCTCGCCATCCTGCTGTCGCTCGTCGTCGGGGTGGCGACCGTTATCCTCGGCGTCCTCACGCTGGGGCTGTTCTTCCTCCTCGGGGTCTTCGTCCAGTTCTACGTCCAGGTGGCCTTCTTCTACCTGTTCGGCCGCGGCTACGCGAAGGCGCTCGACCTGCCGGCCGCGAGATAAGAGGACACAAATCCCCGGCCGTCGGAGTCGGGGTATGCGAATCGTCGAGCGACACGACCGCGAGGGCGGGCGCGAGCGCATCACGGTCGTCCCCGAGAGCCTCGACGACCTGTGGCACCTCACGTACGTCCTCGAACCGGGCGACCGCGTCTCCGGCGACACGACCCGACGCATCCAGCGCAACGACGACATGGCGCGCGACACCGGGGGCCAGCGCGAGCCGATGTGGGTCGAACTCGCCGTCGACGACGTGGAGTTCGCCAAGTTCGCCAACCGCCTGCGCGTCGGGGGCGAGATAGCCGACTGCTCGCGGGAGGACCAGCTCGGCTTCCACCACACGCTGAACGTCGAGGAGCGAACGGAACTGGAGATAGAGAAGGTGTGGCAGACGGACCAGCTCGAACGCCTGGAGGAAGCCGTCGAGGCCGCGGAGAACCCCGACGTGGCCATCGCCACCGTCGAGGAGGGAGAGGCGTACGTCCACACCGTCGCGCAGTACGGCGTGGAGGAGCGCGCGGTCATCACCAAGCCGACGGGGAAGGGCGAGTACGCCCGCCCGCGCGACGAACTGTTCGACGAACTCGGAGCCGTCCTCCGCCGGACGGACGCGGAGGCGGTCATCCTCGCCGGGCCGGGGTTCACGAAGCAGGACGCGCTCGACCACCTGCAGGAGAACTACCCGGAGGTCGCGGAGACGGTGACCGTCGTGGACACCTCCTCGGCCGGCGGGCGCGGAGTCCACGAGGTGCTTAAGCGCGGGGCAGTCGAGGACGTACAGGCCGAGACGCGCATCGCGGCGGAGGCGGAACTCATCGACGAACTCACGACGCGCATCGCGGAGGGCGCGAAGGCGACCTACGGCGTCGAGCAGACGATGCAGGCCGCGGAGTTCGGGGCCGTCGAGGAACTGCTCATCCTCGACACGCGGCTTCGCGAGGAGCGGGCCGGCGAGGGCGACTGGGACGTGGACGCGAACGAACTCATCCGGACCGTCGAGCGGAAGGGCGGCGACGTGACCGTCTTCTCCGGCGAGTTCGACCCCGGCCGCCAGCTGAAGAACCTCGGCGGCGTGGCCGCGCTGCTGCGCTACCGGCTCGAATAGCGGACAGGCGAGCGCGCGGCCGGGTCCGTCGGGGGTGCTCGCGCCGCGGCCTCGGCCCCGCGACGGCAGGGGTGTCAGGTCACGGCGCGGCTGCCCGCGTCCCGGTACTTAAACCTCGACCGTCAGCCCGTCGTCCGCGACGCGCACGTCCCCCTCGAAGTTCGCGCGGATGCTCTCCGTCATCTCGACGTGCTTGCCGTCCGTGTGCGGGTAGAGGTGCGTCAGGTACAGTTCTCCGATGTCGCGCCCGGCGAGCACCTCGCCGAGCGCGCGCGGCGTCGGGTGGTTCGACACGTCCACCTCGTCGGGGAACGAACAGTCGTGTGCGAGGACGGCCGCGCCGTCGGCGAGAGCCGCGACGGGTTCGGTGGCCTCCGAGTCGCCCGAGAAGCAGAAGTCGCCGTCGGCGTCGGCGTGGGAGAACCGGTAGGCGAGACAGTCCATGGAGTGGACCGTCTCCGCGGCCTCGACGTCGAAGCCGGCGACGGAGAACGACCCCGCCGCGACCTCCCGGACCGAGAGGTCCACGCGCCCCTGCAGGTACTCGTGGACGCCGAGCAGGCCGTCGAGCAGCGACTCGGTGCCCTCGGGACCGACGACGGTCAGGTGCTCCTCGCCCGCGAGCCAGCGAGCCTTCAGCAGGGCGAGGAGGTCGGAGACGTGGTCGAGGTGGTGGTGTGTGAGAAGGACCGTATCGACGGCCTCGTAGCCCGTGACGGTCCCGGCGAGGGCGCCGAGCACGCCGCTCCCGCAGTCCACGAGCAGGGTGTCGTCGCCCGCGTCGAGCAGGAGGCCCGTCTGGTTCCGGTCGCCCGTCGGCATCGCGCTCCCGGTGCCGAGGAAGGTGACGCGCATGGCTCCGGTACCTCCTCGCGCCCGTTTACACTTCCGCTCCGCGAGGGAACCACGTTTCAACGTCCGGGCCCAACGGCGGGCATGGACGGCCGCGACCTGCTGGCCGCGCGCGACGACCTCGACTTCGACCCCGGCGCCGTCGATATCGACGACGGGGAGGTCCTCGCGCGCCTCGCCCCAGAGACCCGGGAGTGGTGGGTCGAGGAGTTCGGGGCGTTCGTTCCCGGCAACGGCGGCTTCTTCACGCCGCCGCAGAAGGGCGCGATTCCCCGCATCGACGACGGGGAGAACTGCCTCGTCTGTGCGCCCACCGGGTCGGGGAAGACGCTCGCCTCGTTCACCGCCATCATCGACGACCTCGTGGCGCGGGCGCGGGCCGACGACCTCTCGAAC from Halosegnis marinus carries:
- a CDS encoding DUF4013 domain-containing protein translates to MVELESAVNYPRESENPWTAIAIGSALTLFSVLLLPAVLLVGYYQRVLRASMDDEAVPVFDDWGDLFVEGLKAVVVVVAYSLVPALVIGASIASAAGAVLGDGGLLSGALALGALFGVLLGGLLGLVLWYVAPAGLANLARTGRIASAFALGDLRHTLVHRDYAVSWLVALGVVFVAGIVTSVFNLVPFGFVLGIPVTFYAAVVAFHLYGRGVAAAGPAPDASDRPDGRAAV
- a CDS encoding DUF309 domain-containing protein, with protein sequence MDDHTTDNDVPPPVRGEPTGWRADWGRWEHDTLRRATVHGVRLFNAGEYHESHDCFEDEWYNYGRGSAESKFLHGMVQVAAGAYKHYDFEDDDGMRSLFRTALGYLDGLRDDFYGVNLADVRATLETALDDPDALDGWRIELDGDTPEADRWDRAYADRLD
- a CDS encoding sensor histidine kinase, which translates into the protein MVAAVEQHARRHRRERELERARRRYALVADVVTDAVFEWEPEHGAVAIEDERALGYDTAEGPFDESWWFERVHPDDREALVTAVERAREHGDRRFTDEYRFRRADGEYADVRVTSRFVYEDGETVYAVGALRDVSEWKARERELERQNERLDRFASVVSHDLRNPLAVAQGYLQLAEETGDPDHFERTAGALDRIGELVDDLLELARTGRGVGEVGPVLLSGVATEAWENVETGDARLGLPDDVTVQADRARLRQLLENLFRNSMEHGTDGTDDRLTVSLGPLDDRAGFYVADDGVGIPEGMRDRLFETGVTGSDDGTGFGLAIVREIAESHGWEAAATNGEDGGARFEFTGVALD
- a CDS encoding MBL fold metallo-hydrolase produces the protein MVSEPTDGVFDITCTGSGAGRIRAYLTADGTLVDTGLPDTTDALLDGIAETGVEVERVVVTHADGDHVGGLAAVVEAHDPEVYLPEGAAVEAAPDDATRYGDGDTVGPFEALHMPGHRDHQHALLAPDDGYAVLADALSGADQRGLSGGFHLPPGKFTDDLNEAERSLERLLDYEFDVGLVFHGSNVLTDASAKIERYVLPP
- a CDS encoding MBL fold metallo-hydrolase, which encodes MARRLADGLWQFDLGLVTPLATNVFLADESALDGPGDDVTLVDTGLPVNYPTLASELDDAGYEAGDIDRVLLTHYDLDHVGGLRGLGSFDAPVYIGERDAALARGEWDPPWFHHKGAFHRLVRPFFDLSDVDLRPVADGDAVGAFAAHHTPGHNPGHTVFVHEGFDAAFLGDLVWEERGGYTTPFWLDSYDMRELRESVRRFAAATPDFERGLVAHGDPLLVDGSDRLRELADGLR
- the rqcH gene encoding ribosome rescue protein RqcH, coding for MDQKRAMTSVDLSALASELREYEGAKLDKAYLYDDDLVRLKLRDFDRGRVELLVETGDPKRAHVADPDRVPDAPGRPPDFAMMLRNRLSGADLVDVRQYEFDRILVFEFSREDTDTLLVAELFGDGNFVVMNRDREVIDCLDTVRLKSRTVAPGSVYEFPASRINPLDCSREAFDARMDDSDTDVVRTLATQLNLGGLWAEELCTRAGVEKTLDIADAGDEEYAELYAALDRLKETLTAGSLDPRLYWETDDGERTDPVDATPVPMDEYEGVDCDAHDRFCGALDEYFYELEREEPQPGSGRPDFEEEIAKYERIIDQQEGAIEGFEREADEYRAKAESLYGHYDLVDEVLATVREARANDFSWDEVEARFEDAAEAGNERAEHVVGVRPEVGEVTVELDGERIDLVPADGVEKNADRLYKEAKRIESKKEGALAAIEDTREDLADAKRRRDEWSAEDADPEPDESDGDTDWLSMASIPVRYDEQWYERFRWFHTSDGFLVIGGRNADQNEEIVKKYMESGDLFFHSQAHGGPVTLLKATGPSEPSKDVDIPRASKEEAAAFAVTHSSVWKEGKFAGDAYMVTPDQVSKTPESGEYLEKGGFTIRGDRTYFENTEVDCIVGIQCEPETRVVGGPKRAVAERVETHVELEPGRYAQNDIAKMAYRQFKERFADDTFLRKVASPDLIQEFCPPGGSRIVE
- a CDS encoding inositol monophosphatase family protein gives rise to the protein MSERNDTEARADLAERAARAGGAVAEGFFRRDVPVETKEGKTDVVTRADRDAQRQVVAAIRTEYDEDAVVGEEADELKEVPDTGPSWIIDPIDGTNNFVAGVPMWATSVAAVRDGEAVAAANALPVLGDVYTADADGAYLNGDPIAVSDETDPEAMAVCPTIWWPHDRRDEYAEACEQTVERFGDLRRHGSAQAVLAFVAAGSLDGAFTNVDANPWDTVAGALMVERAGGTVTGIDGEPWRHDSRGLVASNGHAHDELLAAARAVEDRR
- a CDS encoding NAD(P)/FAD-dependent oxidoreductase, translating into MRIAIVGAGAAGAAAAYGCRDAEVVVFEAADRVGGRVASRERDGAAHDHGAGYLKRKDPRVERLLDDVLDEDGRVEITDPVWTFDAAGTIASGDGSRAPKLSFESGIDALVERLLDRSGATVETGTPVGSVAATDDGPAVRDGSGDDLGTFDAVVLTPPAPLTAELLPDDGPLGDLAEACRGVSYRPLVAVMLGYEFDFDPPWFALVNADRGHDCTWVARESAKPGHGAGDTVLAAQFSPEWTRERDDDPDDEVTAAAAEAVAALVGDDRLADPSWGERRTWEHALPNGAADADAVEAAEEAGVYCAGDWVAGEGRVHRALRSGLDAADRVQGGST